In one Sebastes umbrosus isolate fSebUmb1 chromosome 13, fSebUmb1.pri, whole genome shotgun sequence genomic region, the following are encoded:
- the LOC119499907 gene encoding alpha-1,6-mannosylglycoprotein 6-beta-N-acetylglucosaminyltransferase A-like produces the protein MQAEKEKGQLRDDVIKDMRSDKLQLQQQVAHLEELLKLQAEKEKKKEVQQVKTEEPIEEDKNCPLPPMDGHPDCKGKLKWMKNSWKTDPCYSSYGVNGSLCSILTYLSEIESWCPLLPGRVKPVVEKSEVTKKMGPAVVRESLTDLYPPMANRKQFRWIHQRIRSMENIWVEAGRSLSAKYNLTERKAKKILVHPGAVTDESGFRIADSSFNGGPLGELVQWSDLISTLYILGHDLHLSASLPDLKQFLGLSTGSCPTRHSNVEADLIYTDIIGLKQIQTALGTSWIEYRCKFRVLDTFGTEPDFNHVAWAKKHNLKGPFGNLNMIPMQFYTMFPHTPDNTFLGFVVQHQMSSEETEQLKSVGRKNQALVYGKRAKFWEGKGAYLDIIHKYLEVHGTVDKSVSIPSYVKNHGIVKGTEVQALLRQSKVFVGLSFPYEGPAPLEALANGCAFLNPRLHPPQSSLNSEFFKGKPNTREVASQHPYAEAIGEPYVWMVDMHNSTDVERALTAILNQTIEPYLPYEFSCEGMLQRVNVLIEKQDLCTSTGSWPPLSALQVVKAKAQTSCKQACQKAGLICEPAFFPHLNKVQNLANFSVDCKTSELSDSQLVFPAYNSSSKHCLFQSDPLLFSCVRSDQSLTRICPCRDYIKDQIALCKACI, from the exons ATGCaggcagaaaaagagaaaggacAACTGAGGGATGATGTGATCAAAGACATGCGTTCGGATAAACTCCAACTGCAGCAACAAGTGGCTCACCTGGAGGAACTCCTAAAGCTGCAGGCagagaaggaaaagaagaaggaagTCCAACAAGTCAAAACGG aaGAGCCAATCGAAGAGGATAAAAATTGCCCATTGCCGCCCATGGATGGACACCCAGACTGCAAGGGGAAATTGAAG TGGATGAAAAACAGTTGGAAGACTGACCCTTGCTACAGCAGTTATGGGGTGAATGGGTCTCTGTGCTCCATCCTTACCTACCTCAGTGAG ATAGAGTCCTGGTGTCCCTTGCTTCCAGGCCGAGTGAAGCCTGTAGTGGAAAAATCAGAGGTTACGAAAAAG ATGGGGCCTGCAGTGGTACGGGAAAGTCTAACAGATCTGTATCCACCTATGGCAAATAGAAAACAGTTCCGTTGGATTCACCAAAGAATTCGCAGTATGGAAAACATTTGGGTCGAGGCTGGACGCTCTCTGTCGGCCAAATACAACCTCACAGAGAGGAAAGCTAAAAAG ATTCTGGTGCATCCTGGAGCAGTGACAGATGAATCAGGTTTTAGAATAGCAGACTCTTCCTTTAATGGGGGCCCCCTTGGGGAACTAGTCCAGTGGAGTGATCTCATCTCCACACTTTACATCCTGGGTCACGATCTTCACCTTTCTGCCTCCTTACCTGACCTCAAGCA ATTTCTAGGGCTTTCGACAGGTAGCTGCCCAACTCGTCATTCAAACGTGGAAGCAGACCTGATCTATACAGACATTATTGGTCTTAAACAGATTCAGACAGCACTAGGGACATCTTGGATCGAATACAG GTGCAAGTTTCGTGTGTTGGACACTTTCGGCACTGAGCCAGACTTCAATCATGTAGCTTGGGCCAAAAAGCACAACCTTAAGGGTCCATTTGGCAACCTGAACATGATCCCAATGCAGTTCTACACAATGTTCC CTCATACACCAGACAACACATTCCTGGGCTTTGTGGTGCAGCACCAGATGAGCTCTGAAGAAACCGAGCAGTTGAAGTCTGTCGGAAGAAAAAACCAGGCCCTTGTGTACGGCAAGAGAGCCAAGTTTTGGGAG GGTAAAGGAGCATATCTGGACATCATCCATAAGTACTTGGAGGTCCATGGGACAGTTGATAAATCCGTTTCGATTCCAAGCTATGTGAAGAACCACGGCATTGTCAAAGGCACTGAGGTTCAGGCCCTGTTGAGACAGAGCAAG GTTTTTGTTGGATTGTCTTTCCCGTATGAAGGCCCCGCCCCATTGGAGGCCTTAGCCAATGGCTGTGCTTTCCTGAACCCCAGGCTACACCCTCCGCAGAGTAGCCTGAATTCAGAGTTCTTCAAGGGGAAGCCTAACACCagagag GTGGCATCCCAGCATCCTTATGCCGAAGCCATAGGTGAGCCGTACGTATGGATGGTAGACATGCACAACTCCACAGATGTGGAGAGAGCTCTCACTGCTATCCTCAATCAGACT ATTGAGCCCTACCTTCCCTATGAGTTTTCCTGTGAAGGGATGCTCCAGAGGGTCAACGTCCTGATTGAAAAACAG GACCTCTGCACCAGTACAGGGAGCTGGCCCCCACTGAGCGCGCTCCAGGTTGTGAAAGCGAAGGCCCAAACGTCCTGTAAACAGGCATGCCAGAAGGCAGGGCTTATCTGTGAACCTGCATTCTTCCCACATCTTAACAAAGTACAGAATCTTGCCAA cttcAGTGTAGATTGTAAAACATCAGAGCTTTCCGACAGTCAATTGGTGTTTCCAGCCTACAACAGCAGTAGTAAACACTGTCTGTTCCAGTCCGACCCCCTGCTCTTCAGCTGTGTGAGATCGGACCAGTCCTTGACTCGCATCTGCCCCTGTAGAGACTACATTAAGGACCAGATAGCTTTATGCAAAGCATGTATCTaa